A stretch of the Gossypium hirsutum isolate 1008001.06 chromosome D07, Gossypium_hirsutum_v2.1, whole genome shotgun sequence genome encodes the following:
- the LOC107954721 gene encoding photosystem I reaction center subunit XI, chloroplastic encodes MATTASPMATQLKSSFTSSVTRGLVVPRGISGSPFKVSSGKTRTPCFTVKAVQSDKSTFQVIQPINGDPFIGSLETPITSSPLIAWYLSNLPAYRTAVNPLLRGIEVGLAHGFLLVGPFVKAGPLRNTAVAGQAGSLAAAGLVVILSICLTMYGVASFKEGEPSIAPSLTLTGRKKEPDQLQTADGWAKFTGGFFFGGISGVTWAYFLLYVLDLPYYFK; translated from the exons ATGGCTACCACTGCTTCTCCAATGGCGACTCAGCTGAAGAGCAGCTTTACGTCGTCTGTTACAAGAGGACTGGTAGTCCCCAGGGGCATTTCGGGATCCCCGTTCAAAGTATCTTCCGGAAAGACCAGGACCCCTTGCTTCACTGTCAAAGCTGTTCAATCCGACAAG TCAACATTTCAAGTAATCCAACCCATCAACGGCGACCCCTTCATTGGAAGCCTGGAGACTCCAATCACCTCAAGCCCCTTAATTGCATGGTACCTTTCCAACCTCCCAGCCTATAGGACGGCAGTGAACCCACTTCTGAGGGGAATCGAAGTGGGTCTGGCTCACGGCTTCCTCCTGGTGGGTCCATTCGTTAAGGCCGGCCCTCTAAGGAACACTGCGGTGGCGGGTCAAGCTGGGTCCTTAGCCGCTGCCGGTCTGGTTGTGATCCTCAGCATTTGCTTGACGATGTATGGCGTTGCATCGTTCAAAGAAGGTGAGCCATCGATAGCACCGAGCCTAACCCTGACTGggaggaagaaagagccagaccAGTTGCAAACGGCGGATGGATGGGCTAAGTTCACTGGAGGGTTCTTCTTTGGTGGAATCTCTGGTGTCACTTGGGCTTACTTCCTCCTGTATGTCCTCGACCTTCCTTACTACTTTAAGTAG